The following proteins come from a genomic window of Pseudomonadota bacterium:
- a CDS encoding methyltransferase domain-containing protein, giving the protein MASAMDLPLEAAPQERYIFKPLCGSSHFWALQQLKGRVAGTRVLDIGAGGGGIGRSIRPEKPAQLVAIEIDLRAQLPLQELYDEVHGDLSPLKERQFDTIILLDVLEHMSDPFAFLSRVQELLAPNGLIIISVPNVAHWSVRFPLFFCGRFEYRSRGILDRTHLQFFSRRRFLELCSAIAGCRIERLSASIEPVELILPTLLTANPIFSALSRCRIFIAELLPGLMGYQHLALLKHRSATESV; this is encoded by the coding sequence ATGGCTAGCGCAATGGATCTCCCCCTGGAGGCAGCCCCCCAGGAACGATATATATTTAAGCCTCTGTGTGGCTCTAGTCACTTCTGGGCCTTACAGCAGCTTAAGGGCCGGGTAGCTGGCACTAGGGTGCTCGATATCGGGGCGGGTGGCGGTGGGATCGGGCGCAGCATTAGGCCCGAAAAACCAGCGCAACTCGTTGCTATCGAGATAGACCTGCGTGCTCAATTGCCCCTACAAGAGCTCTACGACGAGGTGCACGGAGACCTCTCGCCCCTAAAGGAACGCCAGTTCGATACTATTATATTACTCGACGTGCTTGAGCATATGAGCGATCCGTTCGCCTTTCTCAGCAGGGTCCAGGAGCTACTAGCGCCTAATGGGCTAATTATTATCTCCGTTCCTAACGTGGCGCACTGGAGCGTTAGGTTTCCGCTTTTTTTCTGCGGTCGCTTTGAGTATCGCTCGCGTGGCATCCTAGACAGAACGCACCTACAGTTCTTCTCACGTCGCAGGTTTCTTGAGCTCTGCTCAGCCATTGCAGGGTGTCGAATTGAACGGCTCTCGGCCAGTATAGAGCCGGTTGAGCTGATTCTGCCGACCTTATTGACGGCGAATCCGATCTTCTCCGCCCTAAGCCGCTGTAGAATCTTTATTGCGGAGCTCCTGCCCGGCCTAATGGGGTATCA